From a region of the Malania oleifera isolate guangnan ecotype guangnan chromosome 12, ASM2987363v1, whole genome shotgun sequence genome:
- the LOC131144091 gene encoding subtilisin-like protease SBT5.6, which produces MKKPFILSLLLLLPFLASSAERQVHIVYLGEHSIAGEKSLHEIEGTHHSYLLSVKKTEEAAKTSLIYSYKNCINGFAAMLTPDEASRLSEMEGVTDVVKSQPGKYSLHTTRSWEFAGLEEGKGGSSDSKRLRKRKADVLAKARYGRDVVVGVLDSGVWPESKSFSDHGMKPVPHSWKGVCQTGDAFNSSHCNRKLIGARYYLKAYEAYYGPLNRTIDYLSPRDKDGHGTHTASTVGGRRVPNTSTLGGFALGTASGGASHARLAIYKVCWPIPGQPKVNGNTCFEEDMLAAIDDAIADGVHVISMSIGTDQPIPYTSDGIAIGSLQALKHNIVVVCSAGNSGPTPATLSNPAPWIMTVGASSIDRTFIAPVVLGNGEKIEGQTVTSYKLKNEHPLVYAGDVVNEHVPKTYIAGQCLPHSLSPAKVKGKIVLCLRGNGTRAEKGMEAKRAGAAGFILGNAPANGNEISVDPHVLPATAVVSDDAIKILQYINSTKKPTATIIPGKTVLNSKPAPFMAAFTSRGPNVIDPKILKPDITAPGLNILAAWTEGDSPTKLADDHRIVKYNFLSGTSMSCPHVSGAAALLRALHPKWSSAAIRSALMTTAGVRNNEGMPLTDASGNPGDSFQYGAGHFRPTKAVDPGLVYDASYNDYLLYLCSVGVQKIDPNFKCSKKKHAQHTLNYPSLAIPQLNGTVTVKRTVTNVGAAQSVYFMSVKPPVGFSVKVSPSILYFKHVGQKKSFTITVKAREEALAGGEDKHEYKFGWYTWNDGVHLVRSPMAVSLG; this is translated from the exons ATGAAGAAACCATTCATATTGTCTCTGCTTCTCCTGCTGCCTTTCTTGGCTTCATCCGCAGAACGCCAg GTGCACATAGTGTACCTTGGAGAGCACAGCATTGCTGGGGAGAAATCACTGCATGAAATAGAGGGCACCCATCACTCTTACCTTCTCTCTGTGAAGAAAACAGAGGAAGCCGCAAAGACTTCTCTCATCTACAGCTACAAGAACTGCATCAATGGCTTCGCCGCCATGCTCACCCCCGACGAGGCCTCCAGACTCTCCG AAATGGAGGGAGTGACGGATGTGGTAAAGAGCCAGCCCGGGAAGTACTCCCTCCACACCACTAGGTCGTGGGAATTTGCAGGGCTAGAGGAGGGAAAAGGTGGAAGCTCGGATTCGAAGAGATTGAGAAAGAGGAAAGCAGATGTGCTGGCAAAAGCAAGATACGGCAGAGATGTCGTGGTTGGGGTTCTTGACAGCG GCGTGTGGCCGGAATCAAAAAGCTTCAGTGATCATGGGATGAAACCCGTTCCCCATTCATGGAAAGGAGTCTGCCAAACTGGTGATGCTTTCAACTCATCCCACTGCAACAG GAAGTTGATCGGAGCTCGCTACTACCTTAAGGCTTATGAGGCCTATTACGGTCCCCTAAACCGAACCATTGACTACCTATCTCCCCGTGACAAGGATGGCCATGGCACTCACACAGCCTCCACCGTGGGAGGGCGGAGGGTCCCCAACACCTCCACCCTGGGGGGGTTTGCCTTAGGGACTGCCTCTGGCGGTGCATCCCATGCCCGCCTCGCCATTTACAAAGTCTGTTGGCCGATTCCCGGGCAACCCAAAGTTAATGGGAACACATGCTTCGAGGAAGATATGCTTGCAGCCATCGACGACGCCATTGCCGATGGAGTTCATGTGATAAGCATGTCCATTGGAACTGATCAGCCCATCCCTTACACCAGTGATGGTATAGCCATTGGATCACTTCAAGCTCTCAAACACAATATCGTGGTGGTTTGCAGTGCTGGGAACTCCGGCCCTACACCCGCAACCTTGTCCAACCCGGCGCCTTGGATCATGACTGTTGGCGCTAGCAGCATCGACCGAACCTTCATTGCTCCGGTTGTGCTCGGCAATGGGGAGAAAATTGAG GGACAAACAGTAACTTCATACAAGCTGAAGAACGAACACCCACTAGTTTATGCTGGAGATGTAGTGAACGAGCATGTGCCCAAGACCTATATTGCAGG ACAGTGCCTACCTCACTCCCTCTCACCTGCAAAAGTCAAGGGGAAGATTGTACTGTGCCTAAGAGGCAATGGAACAAGAGCTGAGAAAGGCATGGAGGCGAAGAGGGCCGGAGCCGCCGGATTCATTCTCGGAAATGCACCGGCAAATGGAAACGAGATCTCGGTCGACCCCCACGTGCTTCCTGCCACTGCAGTTGTCTCTGATGATGCAATAAAAATCCTCCAGTACATAAATTCTACGAAGAAGCCAACAGCCACCATCATCCCAGGAAAGACAGTACTGAACAGCAAGCCAGCCCCCTTCATGGCTGCCTTCACCAGCAGAGGCCCAAATGTGATTGATCCTAAAATTCTcaag CCTGATATCACAGCTCCAGGACTAAACATACTGGCAGCATGGACTGAGGGCGATTCCCCAACAAAGCTGGCTGACGATCACAGAATTGTCAAGTACAACTTTCTCTCCGGGACTTCTATGTCGTGCCCTCACGTCTCCGGTGCCGCTGCTCTTCTCAGAGCCCTCCACCCTAAATGGAGCAGCGCCGCCATAAGATCCGCTCTCATGACCACAG CTGGGGTTAGAAACAACGAAGGAATGCCATTGACCGATGCATCGGGCAACCCGGGCGACTCCTTCCAGTACGGAGCAGGCCATTTCCGACCGACGAAGGCTGTGGATCCGGGTCTCGTGTACGACGCGTCGTACAATGACTACCTTCTCTACCTCTGCAGCGTCGGAGTCCAGAAGATTGATCCGAACTTCAAGTGCTCGAAGAAGAAACATGCACAGCACACTCTCAACTATCCCTCCCTCGCCATTCCTCAACTCAATGGCACCGTGACCGTGAAAAGAACGGTCACGAATGTGGGAGCAGCACAGAGCGTGTACTTCATGTCGGTGAAACCCCCGGTAGGGTTTTCGGTTAAGGTGTCGCCCAGTATCTTGTACTTCAAACATGTTGGGCAGAAGAAGAGCTTCACCATCACTGTGAAAGCTCGAGAGGAGGCTTTAGCTGGTGGGGAAGACAAGCATGAGTATAAATTTGGGTGGTATACTTGGAATGATGGAGTTCATCTTGTGAGAAGTCCCATGGCTGTGTCTTTAGGCTAG